The sequence AATTGAAAAATGCCTGATCGCGGATGAACGATTGAATGAGAAATTGGCGGAGTTGAGGAGACAAGAGGCGGAAGGCGGGAAGCAGGAGACATGAGCCAGAAGCCAGAAGCCAGGAGTCAGGAGTCAGGAGTCAGGAGGTGGAAGAGAAAAGCAGGGACGAAAGGACGAAACAGTTGCGAGCGACGAGCGACGAGCGACGAGCGACGAAAAATGGCCTGTCGAATTGCGCGTCGATGACGCGCGAGGTTTTTCCCAGGTGAATCCCGAACAAAATGAGCGGCTGGTCCAACTGGCGCTCGAAATGGCCGATCCCCAAAAGACCGACCAGATTTTTGATCTCTACTGCGGAAGCGGCAATTTCACCTTTTCACTGGCAGAGCTTGCCGGGCATGTCTGGGGGATTGAAAAAAGCCAGGAGGCCCTCGAAGAGGCGCAAAAAAAATCAAAGGAAGGCCATGTGACGAATATCAGCTGGAAACACGGCACCGTCAGCCGGGTGCTGGCTACGCTTAAAAAAAGCGGTTTTGCCTGCCACACCCTGGTGGCCGATCCCCCGCGGCGCGGTCTGGCCGAGGCCATCGAGTGGATTGTGACCTTCAGGCCCCGCAAGATCATTTATATCTCCTGCCATCCGGCCAGCTTTGCCCGCGATACCTTGAGACTCCGGTCCGAAAAATACCGGTTGGACGTCTGCCAGCCGCTCGACATGTTCCCCCAGACCGCCCATGTGGAAGTGGCGGCCCTCTTTGTCCGCGAGGCGGATGTGGATTTTGTGGCGGCGGCGTGACTGATTGCCTCCGGAGGGGGAGCTCCGTTCC comes from Deltaproteobacteria bacterium and encodes:
- a CDS encoding class I SAM-dependent RNA methyltransferase, with product MNPEQNERLVQLALEMADPQKTDQIFDLYCGSGNFTFSLAELAGHVWGIEKSQEALEEAQKKSKEGHVTNISWKHGTVSRVLATLKKSGFACHTLVADPPRRGLAEAIEWIVTFRPRKIIYISCHPASFARDTLRLRSEKYRLDVCQPLDMFPQTAHVEVAALFVREADVDFVAAA